The Luteolibacter rhizosphaerae genome window below encodes:
- a CDS encoding shikimate kinase: MSPIEDLPKNIVLVGLMGCGKTTVGRKLQGLLGYPMIDTDHLIEEKARLSISEIFARRGETAFRELESAVLNELSAPGTPRRIIATGGGIVGRKANRKLLSRLGYVVWLQAPVDVILQRTGRNRDRPLLQTENPREKIEKLLVERSPLYHEIADLELETSGLETEEIACGILESARYHFAAKP; encoded by the coding sequence ATGAGCCCTATCGAAGACCTACCGAAGAACATTGTTCTCGTGGGGCTTATGGGCTGCGGAAAAACCACGGTGGGCCGCAAGCTGCAGGGCCTGCTCGGTTACCCGATGATCGATACCGATCACCTCATCGAGGAGAAGGCCCGGCTCTCGATCTCGGAGATCTTCGCCCGCCGGGGCGAGACTGCCTTCCGCGAACTGGAAAGCGCCGTCCTGAACGAGCTCTCCGCCCCCGGCACCCCGCGCCGGATCATCGCCACCGGTGGCGGCATCGTCGGTCGCAAGGCGAACCGCAAGCTCCTCTCTCGCCTCGGCTACGTCGTCTGGCTGCAGGCTCCGGTCGATGTCATTCTCCAGCGCACCGGCCGGAACCGGGACCGGCCCCTGCTCCAGACCGAAAACCCGCGGGAGAAGATCGAGAAACTGCTCGTCGAGCGCAGCCCGCTCTACCACGAGATCGCCGATCTCGAGCTGGAGACCTCCGGCCTTGAGACCGAGGAAATCGCCTGCGGGATCCTTGAGAGCGCCCGCTACCACTTCGCGGCGAAGCCCTGA
- a CDS encoding L-threonylcarbamoyladenylate synthase — protein MSETRIISADEEDMKSAVCEAAAALAKGEIVAVPTETVYGLAADAFNADAVAKVFAAKERPAFDPLIVHIASFKELAEVAVLPEDIAGTVKSLAGAFWPGPLTIILPKSDKVPDLVTSGLPTVAVRQSGNVIFRSIGKALGRPIAAPSANRFGRISPTSASAVMKELEGRIPLVVDGGACREGLESTIITIENRAGEQKPLIRVLRAGPVTKEELQKFGKVVIEKKISERPDAPGQLESHYAPRTPLLMFDKPEDFRPEEGKRYGLLSYRGDPKAGYVDLHEWERVEELSPGSGKLMEAAVRLFHVMRVLDEEGLDAIVAEPVSETGLGVAIMDRLRRASAPR, from the coding sequence GTGTCCGAGACCCGCATCATTTCCGCCGACGAAGAAGACATGAAGTCCGCCGTGTGCGAGGCTGCCGCCGCGCTCGCCAAGGGCGAGATCGTGGCCGTGCCGACGGAGACGGTCTACGGGCTGGCTGCGGATGCTTTCAACGCGGATGCGGTGGCGAAGGTTTTCGCGGCGAAGGAGCGCCCGGCCTTCGACCCGCTGATCGTCCACATCGCCTCCTTCAAGGAACTGGCGGAGGTGGCGGTGCTGCCGGAGGACATCGCCGGGACGGTGAAGAGCCTGGCCGGAGCCTTCTGGCCGGGGCCGCTGACGATCATCCTCCCGAAATCGGACAAGGTCCCGGATCTGGTGACCAGCGGCCTGCCGACCGTAGCGGTGCGGCAGAGCGGGAATGTGATTTTCCGGAGCATCGGCAAGGCCCTCGGCCGCCCGATCGCGGCCCCGAGCGCAAACCGCTTCGGCCGGATTTCCCCTACCTCCGCCAGCGCGGTGATGAAGGAGCTGGAAGGCCGCATCCCGCTGGTCGTGGATGGCGGCGCCTGCCGCGAAGGGCTGGAGAGCACGATCATCACGATCGAGAACCGGGCCGGCGAGCAGAAGCCGCTAATCCGCGTGCTGCGGGCCGGACCGGTGACGAAGGAGGAGCTCCAGAAGTTCGGCAAGGTGGTGATCGAGAAGAAGATCAGCGAGCGCCCCGATGCCCCGGGCCAACTGGAGAGCCACTACGCGCCGCGGACGCCGCTCCTGATGTTCGACAAGCCGGAGGATTTCCGCCCGGAAGAGGGCAAGAGATACGGCCTGCTAAGCTACCGCGGCGACCCGAAGGCCGGCTACGTGGACCTGCACGAGTGGGAGCGGGTGGAGGAACTGAGCCCCGGCAGCGGCAAGCTGATGGAGGCCGCGGTGCGCCTTTTCCACGTGATGCGGGTGCTCGACGAGGAGGGTCTGGACGCGATCGTGGCCGAGCCGGTGAGCGAGACCGGTCTGGGCGTGGCAATCATGGACCGCCTGCGCCGGGCCTCCGCCCCCCGCTAG
- a CDS encoding prepilin-type N-terminal cleavage/methylation domain-containing protein, with amino-acid sequence MKAKGFTLTELLVVLLIVAALAAIAFPIGNAILARGRSAACLSNLRQIGVALEGYLQDNAQTMPAIAAGRKSKTEDTPVLETELASYLPNPEVFHCPADHEICEKSGCSYIWNSSQSGRNRRQLEFFGKSGADQRIPLVTDKEDWHPGDPGVNFLYADLSASSKVQFGVNR; translated from the coding sequence ATGAAGGCCAAGGGATTCACGCTGACGGAACTGCTGGTGGTGCTGCTGATCGTGGCGGCACTGGCAGCAATCGCCTTCCCCATCGGCAATGCGATCCTCGCCCGCGGCCGCAGCGCGGCCTGCCTCTCGAACCTGCGGCAGATCGGCGTGGCGCTGGAGGGCTACCTGCAGGACAACGCGCAGACCATGCCCGCGATCGCCGCCGGGCGGAAATCCAAGACGGAGGACACACCGGTACTGGAGACCGAGCTGGCGAGCTATCTGCCGAATCCGGAGGTCTTCCACTGCCCGGCGGATCACGAGATCTGCGAGAAGTCCGGCTGCAGCTACATCTGGAACAGTTCCCAGAGCGGCAGGAACCGGCGGCAATTGGAGTTCTTCGGGAAAAGCGGGGCGGACCAACGTATCCCGCTGGTGACCGACAAGGAGGACTGGCACCCCGGGGACCCGGGCGTGAACTTTCTCTACGCGGACCTCTCCGCCTCCAGCAAAGTCCAATTCGGCGTCAACCGCTAG
- a CDS encoding ABC transporter ATP-binding protein: MLRVSGLHKSFGGRPALQNVSFQVERGEIHGLLGHNGAGKSTTLGIILGMVEPDQGEAWIGDISVQKNHAAALQQVGAIFESPAFYEYLGGWDNLKILAGYSGRFDAAATKEVVARVGLTERIRQKVGSYSHGMRQRLALAQALIPEPKVLLLDEPTDGLDPEGIKWFRDFILDLRAERGMTVLFNSHLLAEVEQMCDRVTILREGKLVHEGSLKSLQDEAPVYEVNLEPWSQAAPFLELNGARIIGPGKIALPPDLEPAIVVAALVGSGIRVSAFAPVRRSLEDLYLEITATPSKDLALPFIPAA; the protein is encoded by the coding sequence ATGCTCCGCGTTTCCGGCCTACACAAATCCTTCGGCGGCAGGCCCGCCCTGCAAAATGTCTCCTTCCAAGTGGAGCGCGGGGAGATTCACGGCCTGCTGGGCCACAACGGCGCGGGCAAGAGCACGACGCTCGGCATCATCCTGGGGATGGTGGAGCCGGACCAAGGCGAGGCATGGATCGGGGATATCTCGGTGCAGAAGAATCACGCGGCGGCCCTGCAGCAGGTCGGCGCCATCTTCGAGAGCCCGGCCTTCTATGAGTATCTGGGCGGCTGGGATAACCTGAAGATCCTGGCGGGCTACTCGGGCCGCTTCGATGCTGCGGCTACGAAAGAGGTGGTAGCACGCGTGGGCCTGACCGAACGGATCCGCCAAAAGGTAGGCTCGTACTCGCACGGCATGCGGCAGCGGCTGGCACTGGCACAAGCGCTGATCCCCGAACCGAAAGTGCTGCTGCTCGACGAGCCCACCGACGGGCTGGACCCGGAAGGCATAAAGTGGTTCCGCGATTTCATTCTCGATCTCCGTGCCGAGCGCGGCATGACCGTGCTCTTCAACTCACACCTGCTGGCCGAGGTGGAACAGATGTGCGACCGGGTGACGATCCTGCGCGAGGGCAAGCTGGTGCACGAGGGCTCCCTGAAGTCGCTGCAGGATGAGGCTCCCGTCTACGAGGTGAATCTGGAGCCGTGGTCTCAGGCCGCGCCCTTCCTGGAGTTGAACGGCGCCCGGATCATCGGCCCCGGGAAGATCGCGCTGCCTCCGGATCTGGAGCCCGCCATCGTGGTAGCGGCGCTGGTCGGCAGCGGCATCCGCGTCTCCGCCTTCGCGCCGGTCCGGAGATCGCTGGAAGACCTCTACCTGGAGATCACCGCGACCCCGTCCAAAGACCTCGCCCTCCCCTTCATCCCTGCCGCATGA